From a region of the Eublepharis macularius isolate TG4126 chromosome 7, MPM_Emac_v1.0, whole genome shotgun sequence genome:
- the MRPL15 gene encoding 39S ribosomal protein L15, mitochondrial isoform X3 — MGLRKEKRRGRGRYGGRKSGRGHKGQRQRGTRPRLGFEGGQTPFYLVIPKYGYNEGHSLRRQYHPLSLKRLQYLIDLGRVDPTQPLDLTQLVNARGVTIQPLKRDYGVQLVEEGADNFAAKINIEVQMASELAIAAVEKNGGVITTAFYDPRSLGVLCKPVLFFLRGQPIPKRMLPPEDLVRYYTDPMNRGYLANPSKIPKARLELAKKYGYVLPDITKDELFQMLSTRKDPRQIFFGLAPGWVVNMSEKKILKPTDEKLLKYYSS, encoded by the exons ATGGGTCTGAGAAAG GAAAAGAGACGGGGACGTGGACGTTATGGAGGTAGAAAAAGTGGCAGAGGTCACAAAGGACAAAGGCAAAGAGGAACCCGACCTCGATTAGGCTTTGAAGGAGGCCAAACTCCCTTTTATCTGGTTATTCCAAAATATGGCTACAATGAAGGACACAG cctcaggcgccagtatCATCCCCTCAGTCTCAAAAGGCTGCAGTACCTGATTGACTTAGGTAGAGTTGATCCCACACAACCATTAGATTTGACACAGCTCGTTAATGCTAGAGGTGTAACAATACAGCCACTCAAAAGAGATTATGGTGTACAACTGGTGGAAGAG GGTGCTGATAactttgcagcaaaaataaatattgAAGTACAGATGGCGTCTGAGTTAGCCATTGCTGCAGTTGAAAAAAATGGTGGTGTTATTACTACGGCCTTCTATGACCCAAGGAGTTTAG GTGTTCTTTGTAAGCCGGTGCTATTTTTTCTGCGAGGCCAGCCTATTCCAAAGCGTATGCTTCCTCCTGAAGATCTTGTCCGTTACTATACAGATCCTATGAATCGTGGGTACTTGGCAAATCCATCAAAGAttccaaaagccaggctggaactTGCCAAGAAATATGGCTATGTCTTACCAGATATTACAAAAGATGAACTCTTCCAAATGCTGAGCACACGCAAGGACCCTAGACAGATTTTCTTTGGCCTTGCTCCAGGCTGGGTAGTAAACATGTCAGAAAAGAAAATTCTGAAACCAACAGATGAGAAGTTACTAAAATACTACAGCTCATGA
- the MRPL15 gene encoding 39S ribosomal protein L15, mitochondrial isoform X2 → MSVTSLCFPSSEATAGEMLILKRFKSAVPLLSSPGKEKRRGRGRYGGRKSGRGHKGQRQRGTRPRLGFEGGQTPFYLVIPKYGYNEGHSLRRQYHPLSLKRLQYLIDLGRVDPTQPLDLTQLVNARGVTIQPLKRDYGVQLVEEGADNFAAKINIEVQMASELAIAAVEKNGGVITTAFYDPRSLGVLCKPVLFFLRGQPIPKRMLPPEDLVRYYTDPMNRGYLANPSKIPKARLELAKKYGYVLPDITKDELFQMLSTRKDPRQIFFGLAPGWVVNMSEKKILKPTDEKLLKYYSS, encoded by the exons ATGTCGGTCACCAGCCTTTGTTTCCCCTCGTCAGAAGCCACAGCTGGCGAGATGCTGATCTTGAAGCGATTTAAATCGGCGGTCCCCCTTCTCTCCTCACCAGGAAAA GAAAAGAGACGGGGACGTGGACGTTATGGAGGTAGAAAAAGTGGCAGAGGTCACAAAGGACAAAGGCAAAGAGGAACCCGACCTCGATTAGGCTTTGAAGGAGGCCAAACTCCCTTTTATCTGGTTATTCCAAAATATGGCTACAATGAAGGACACAG cctcaggcgccagtatCATCCCCTCAGTCTCAAAAGGCTGCAGTACCTGATTGACTTAGGTAGAGTTGATCCCACACAACCATTAGATTTGACACAGCTCGTTAATGCTAGAGGTGTAACAATACAGCCACTCAAAAGAGATTATGGTGTACAACTGGTGGAAGAG GGTGCTGATAactttgcagcaaaaataaatattgAAGTACAGATGGCGTCTGAGTTAGCCATTGCTGCAGTTGAAAAAAATGGTGGTGTTATTACTACGGCCTTCTATGACCCAAGGAGTTTAG GTGTTCTTTGTAAGCCGGTGCTATTTTTTCTGCGAGGCCAGCCTATTCCAAAGCGTATGCTTCCTCCTGAAGATCTTGTCCGTTACTATACAGATCCTATGAATCGTGGGTACTTGGCAAATCCATCAAAGAttccaaaagccaggctggaactTGCCAAGAAATATGGCTATGTCTTACCAGATATTACAAAAGATGAACTCTTCCAAATGCTGAGCACACGCAAGGACCCTAGACAGATTTTCTTTGGCCTTGCTCCAGGCTGGGTAGTAAACATGTCAGAAAAGAAAATTCTGAAACCAACAGATGAGAAGTTACTAAAATACTACAGCTCATGA
- the MRPL15 gene encoding 39S ribosomal protein L15, mitochondrial isoform X1 encodes MAAASGLGGSSRSKALELLRTLPRVSLGNLRPNDGARHREKRRGRGRYGGRKSGRGHKGQRQRGTRPRLGFEGGQTPFYLVIPKYGYNEGHSLRRQYHPLSLKRLQYLIDLGRVDPTQPLDLTQLVNARGVTIQPLKRDYGVQLVEEGADNFAAKINIEVQMASELAIAAVEKNGGVITTAFYDPRSLGVLCKPVLFFLRGQPIPKRMLPPEDLVRYYTDPMNRGYLANPSKIPKARLELAKKYGYVLPDITKDELFQMLSTRKDPRQIFFGLAPGWVVNMSEKKILKPTDEKLLKYYSS; translated from the exons ATGGCGGCGGCGTCTGGTTTAGgcggcagcagcagaagcaaggCCTTAGAGCTACTGCGCACCTTGCCCAGGGTCAGCCTCGGCAACCTGCGGCCTAATGATGGTGCCAGGCATCGG GAAAAGAGACGGGGACGTGGACGTTATGGAGGTAGAAAAAGTGGCAGAGGTCACAAAGGACAAAGGCAAAGAGGAACCCGACCTCGATTAGGCTTTGAAGGAGGCCAAACTCCCTTTTATCTGGTTATTCCAAAATATGGCTACAATGAAGGACACAG cctcaggcgccagtatCATCCCCTCAGTCTCAAAAGGCTGCAGTACCTGATTGACTTAGGTAGAGTTGATCCCACACAACCATTAGATTTGACACAGCTCGTTAATGCTAGAGGTGTAACAATACAGCCACTCAAAAGAGATTATGGTGTACAACTGGTGGAAGAG GGTGCTGATAactttgcagcaaaaataaatattgAAGTACAGATGGCGTCTGAGTTAGCCATTGCTGCAGTTGAAAAAAATGGTGGTGTTATTACTACGGCCTTCTATGACCCAAGGAGTTTAG GTGTTCTTTGTAAGCCGGTGCTATTTTTTCTGCGAGGCCAGCCTATTCCAAAGCGTATGCTTCCTCCTGAAGATCTTGTCCGTTACTATACAGATCCTATGAATCGTGGGTACTTGGCAAATCCATCAAAGAttccaaaagccaggctggaactTGCCAAGAAATATGGCTATGTCTTACCAGATATTACAAAAGATGAACTCTTCCAAATGCTGAGCACACGCAAGGACCCTAGACAGATTTTCTTTGGCCTTGCTCCAGGCTGGGTAGTAAACATGTCAGAAAAGAAAATTCTGAAACCAACAGATGAGAAGTTACTAAAATACTACAGCTCATGA